A stretch of Actinomycetota bacterium DNA encodes these proteins:
- the flgF gene encoding flagellar basal-body rod protein FlgF, translated as MLRGLYASYAGMRAMLMRQDVTASNLANANSVGYKQDFAVIQAYPRRELTRVEGIGRSVDLGPVGDGRGGSLVGRVSTDFAQGALKETGLATDLALEGEGFFAVRRGGDILYTRAGNFGVDAGGFLVTAGGHPVLGEDANPLQVAGGEVIVGADGTVTVGGEVRGRLMLVAFDDPAALAKAGEGLFAGQGARPAVGTAVRQGYLEFSNVDAVEQMVSMIECFRAYESCQRMLQAQDRTLQKLIEQVGRV; from the coding sequence ATGCTCAGAGGCCTGTACGCGTCTTATGCGGGGATGCGCGCCATGCTCATGCGCCAGGACGTGACGGCGTCGAACCTGGCCAACGCCAACAGCGTGGGCTACAAACAGGACTTCGCGGTGATCCAGGCCTACCCTCGACGCGAGCTCACCCGCGTCGAGGGGATAGGCAGGTCCGTCGATCTGGGGCCGGTGGGAGACGGCCGCGGCGGCAGCCTGGTGGGCAGAGTGAGCACCGATTTCGCCCAGGGAGCGCTCAAGGAGACGGGCCTGGCCACCGACCTCGCCCTGGAGGGCGAGGGATTCTTCGCGGTGCGCAGGGGAGGAGATATCCTCTATACCAGGGCGGGGAATTTCGGAGTGGACGCCGGGGGATTTCTGGTGACCGCTGGCGGCCACCCGGTGCTGGGCGAGGATGCAAACCCGCTGCAGGTGGCGGGCGGCGAGGTCATCGTGGGGGCGGACGGCACCGTGACCGTCGGCGGCGAGGTGAGGGGGAGGCTGATGCTGGTGGCCTTCGACGACCCGGCGGCCTTGGCCAAGGCGGGGGAGGGGCTCTTCGCGGGGCAGGGGGCGCGCCCCGCCGTGGGGACGGCGGTGCGGCAGGGGTACCTCGAGTTCTCCAACGTGGACGCGGTGGAGCAGATGGTGTCCATGATCGAGTGTTTCCGCGCTTACGAGAGCTGCCAGCGCATGCTGCAGGCGCAGGACCGCACGCTACAGAAGCTCATAGAACAGGTGGGAAGGGTGTGA